The Girardinichthys multiradiatus isolate DD_20200921_A chromosome 23, DD_fGirMul_XY1, whole genome shotgun sequence DNA segment TTATGTTTAACTCATAAATTGTCATCGACTGTCTTTGAAAGTGATGGATAGTCCATGGTAAGAACGATAATtatgttacaaaaacaaatcaagatCTCCACTACTGATCAAAAGTGTTAGATACACTTTcgcacttaatgggtctctttttttcatgactctttacattgtagattctcaccaaaggcaacaaaactatgaacgaacacacgtggaattatgtagtaaacacaaagtgtgaaatagctctaaacatttttatgttttagattcttccaaatagccaccctttgctctgattgcTACTTTGCACCcctagcattctctccatgagcttcacgAGGTGATCACCTggaatagttttccaaagagttttaaaagaacttcccagacgttcattgacagaatctgaaatataaaacatattcaaagttcttttgcaattttttatttgctacataattccatatgtgttcattcactgttttgatgccttcagtgagaatctacgtacaatgtaaatagttataaacatgaagaaaaccatcaaatgagaaaggcgttctaaaacgtttgaccgatAGTGTACATAAAGATGAATGAAaagacaataaataataaattacagcTTTTCAAGATATCCCCAGGAAAATGCCCTCTACCTCACAGTGACCATGTGCCACATAGGCAGCTCCACACTCTCCTTGTTATTCATGTTTGTTTCATTAATACATTAGTACCCACACTGACCTATAATCTCTTATAAACAAAGcatccccagaccatcacactaccacctccATGTGTGACCCTTGGTGTGTTACCTTACTGAAACGCTGTTAGTTTTATACCAGGGACGCACAGCTTCcagaaagttccacttttgtctcgtcagtccgcagaatattttcccaaaggtcTCGAGGATAATCCCGATGTTTTTTGGGAATTGTGAgacaggcctttgtgttctttttggctTTAACTTGAAACTCTCCCATGGGATGGAAATTTTGCTCAAttgctaaaaataataaaatagatgaccttttttaattttttgcttctTACATGTAATAAAATTAGAATTTCATAATAATTTTGACAAATGTTGACCCAGATTCTGCTACATGTTGCTTGGTTTtttaaagagacagaaaaaaccAAATTGGgtcaaactttaaaaatgtctcCTGGGGATTTTCAGCAGCTCAACCAAATTGCCAGAGTGTGAGTAAAACTAAAAGGTGCTGTGTTAAAGTTGCTAAATTGTTAGACTTATTGTTTTTGATTAGACTGGCCCCTCACTGATGGAGAAACCATTAATGTCTTGAAGTATGTTGCTGCATTGACTCCGACCTGTTGGACCTGTCTTTCTTCTGAACATTCAGATCTTCCATGAGATGAAGGATGACCGCATGGCTCAGGGTTTCAGGAAAGCTCTCAGCAAGAGAGAAGGTGTTGTGGCCATCAAAGGCACCAGTGAGACCTCCAGTGAGGGAACTCAGCATTCCATCTCTGGTTAGTATGGCTCCACAAGCTCTTCGAAAGGAACAGAGAAGCCGCCTGAGCCTATACCTCCACATCATTAGGTTTAAAAACATTCCAGTTGAAGGGATGTAACACTTGACTCCATTTCAGAACAGGAGCGCTTCGCCTTCGCCAACTTCATCAACTCAGCTTTGGAGAAGGACCCAGATTGTAAACATGTTCTGCCCGTTGACCCTACCACCGGACATCTGTTTAAAGCTGTGGCCGATGGCATTTTGCTTTGGTAGACCTTAACCATCACTTCCTTTTTTCCCTGTAGACCTTTGTTCTCAGGTTCTAAACTTGGTGTGATTTCCTCTCATTCGTTGCTGCAGTAAACTCATCAACCTGTCTGTTCCCGACACCATTGATGAGAGAACTATCAACAAGAAGAAACTCACTGCCTTCACCACACAGGTAATACAGATGCATATTAACTCAAATCAGTTATTCCTTATCATTAGTTGGATTAAATAGTGAGTTCCACCTGACTTTGGACCAACAGGAGAACCTGAACTTGGCTCTGAACTCAGCTTCAGCCATCGGGTGCCAAGTGGTCAACATCGGCGCTCAGGACCTGAAGGAGGGCAAGCCTCACCTGGTGCTCGGCCTCCTCTGGCAGATTATCAAGATCGGACTGTTTGCAGATATAAAGCTGAGCCGCAACGAAGGTGCAGTACACACAAACAGGCACGGCTGCTGGACACGCTTGCAGAAACAGAATGATACAACGTTTAATTTCCACGTCTTGATCCTCTTTAAACATCTTCCGTTTCCCAGCCCTTGCAGCGCTGCTGGAGGAGGGGGAGAGTCTGGAGGCGCTGATGAAACTCAGTCCTGAAGAGCTGCTGCTGCGGTGGGCCAATTTCCATTTGAGGAATGCTGGCATGTCCATATCAAACTTTTCTGGAGATATTAAGGTTAGAAGCCATCACTGTGGGGCTCTGATTATTACATGTTCCTCTGCTCATGCTGCTGGGTTATTATAAGAGTTTGTAGAAGTTTTTCACACATTCTCTCTCTTTGGTGTTGATGGTCCTAACATAATGTATAATCTATTTTAgcttgtttgatttttatttgatgGTTGTAACCATCTTGTTCGGCACATTCCTGGAATCCAGAATACAGCTCAGTTCTGTGAATCCCTGCCTCCACAGAACCTGCTCTTAAAACCACGTGTAACTTGTGTAGTTTGAAGGAATGCCGACTTCTTGTACTGTCATGTACAGCTGATTAAGCGGAATCCAGGGAAAAAACCCAGCATGCATTGTGTTGAAATCTGATGTTTTCGTCACATCCCACTAAGTGTCTGGGTTTTCCACGCAGGACTCCAAGGCGTATTTCCATCTGCTGGAGCAGATCGCTCCAGATGGCAGCAAAGAGGGCGTTCCTCGGATTGAGATCGACATGACTGGTCTCTATGTGAGTCTGCAGCCGACTTGCATCTTCTTTACTTTACTCCTTTACTATCATGTCAGTCACCCAAAACCGGTGGATATGCACACAGCAGAACATGTTAGTTATGTCATGGGTGTCAATCTTTAATCTATTTGTGGTTCAGACTAAACTCAGTGTAGGAAGTTTATTTATGTGGATGTTTAGGCGGAATGAAGGCTGTTTATCTTCTTCCTGCTTCCTTCCGGGGTTATTTTGAGTTTGGGATATCAGCTTGCTCTGTTTTTCTGAGCAGGACTTTAGTATTTTCTTCACCTTTAGGTTCCCACAGAAGACcttggaaatattttggaaaaactaaaataaaaattggggatttccaaattttatttcatgtttcagaaaaaaatatgtatatatttttttctccacagtTTGATTGTACACCAGCTTGACCACATGCAGCCTTTTGTCCACgggttattgtttatttctttcttccAATCTTTGCAAAGCTGGAGAACATTCTTGAAGATCAATGTTAGCCTGGTTTATTCATTCCAAAACCGGTTCTGATGTGTGTTTGAGGTGAGTGTTCTGTTGGAAAATCCAGTTCTGTCCAGGTTCCAACCACCTAGCTGTTGGTTTGAAGCTAGTTTCAGAGGTCCTTCTTCATTATTCCATGCACTTTGTTTAACGTACCAGTAAAACAGGCCCACAGAATGACactgccaccatcatgcttcATGGGTGATACAAGTGTTCGTAGGTTTGAAAGCCTCCTCTTAATTCCTCCAAATATCCTTCCTGAAATTGTGACCAAATAGCTCATTTTTCCCATAACACCTTTTTCCAAAAGCCATTTCAGGCTTTGCTTGTTTCCATTAAGTttgaatgtgttgctttttcatGGTATGAGTTCATTCTAATGTTAAACCCCTTTTACTGTGGACTGGTGTTTTACCACCTCATGTTATGTGCTAGATTTAAGCCTTGGTTGTTCCTGGGTTTGTACTGAACATATTAACTAATTCCCTTCAATCTGATGGTGACATTTGGTGGTCAGATTGTTGAACCTTGAACACATATTGGTTCTCAAACAGGCCAGTGATCCCATTCATCCctcaaaactggttttaaaatagattaagcagcctaacattaagcttctggaacgGTTTTGACCTCAACACCTTTAGAAATGTATGGTCTACGCTTAAAACGGTGTGATTGTGCCAGGAAAGCAACAAATTGTAAATAACTCGATTAATTCTGCTAAGAAGGTGATCAAATTTGAAGCCAGAACTATGCCAGAAACGTTTTTATGGCTACAGAAAACAAGCAACTCTCGGAAACGTGCTGAGGGACATTTAATCAAATATCACAGGgagtatatgtatatatttgtgcTTGCACATGTTTTAGAGATTTAGAACAtttgtggattagagaaaaccaCATCAAATTCAAACTAATACTTCTTGTCTGTAAGCTTTATTGAACCACTATGTTGTATTGTCAGTCCAACCCAGAAAAATACTCTAATGTACCAATTAAAGCCCAGCATTTCTCACTGAAACTGtacataatatataatattctacagcatcaaatattgtttttcttgttcttgtccatcttaaaaaatgtcataattgtagcaataacaaaaatgtattaaaaaaaagggtgcaaaacgttttttttaaaatacctaCATGTATGTAGCGGCCATTTATTCGGGGTTGTTGCTTTTCTTCGGGGGTATTTTAGAGACGTTTATTACTCTTTAACATGGCATTGTATTTGTGTCACTAGGAGAAAGACCTTAAAAAGAGAGCCGAATGTTTGCTGAAACAGGCCGAACGGCTGGGCTGCCGTCAGTTTGTGACTGCCAATGATATCGTGACCGGAAACACCAAACTCAACCTGGCCTTCGTGGCCACGCTCTTCAACAAACACCCAGCGCTCACCAAACCCGAAAACCAGGACTGGAATCTCGAGAGTAAGCACGGATACAAAAAAACCTAgctttcttaaaaagtttttctacttGTGTCCAGACTTGTGCAGGCTTCAACATTCTGCTTTTCTGTGTCTTAGGTGAGACAAGAGAGGAGAGAACTTTCAGGAACTGGATGAACTCGCTGGGAGTCAGTCCACACGTTCACTACATCTATGGGTCAGTGCCTCTCCTTCTGCTGCAGGGATGTTTCTCTCTTCACTACCACATCagcatctgtgtgtgtttgtgtttgcatgCAGAGATCTGCAGGATGCCATAGTAATTCTGCAGTTGTATGAAAAGATTAAAGTGCCAGTGGACTGGGACAACAAAGTCAACCTTCCTCCCTTTAAGGGAGTAGGAGGAGGTCACTTAAAGAAGGTCAGTAtggaggcagaaaaaaaaacgtcAAACTAAATTTGGATAGATCTGCAtgggtttgtttgtttctctttaacAGATTGAAAACTGCAACTATGCTGTGGAGCTGGGTAAGAAGAAAGCCGGATTTTCCCTGGTGGGAATCGGAGGTCAGGACCTGAACGATGGAAACGAGACTCTCACCCTGGCGCTGGTGTGGCAGCTGATGAGGAGGTGATTATACATTTCCCTTTCTGGCTCACATGAACAAAACCACATTTTCAGCTTCTACGGGGATACAGGGATTGGTATACAGTTGCAGGACAGGGAGGGGGCGCTGTTTGTCCAGGTTTGGGTGAGTAGTTAGCATTTTCCAGAGGCATACAGGCAAAGGTAGGCTGCGTCACTCTACGGACAACTTAAAACACAGGAACTTTCTGGAAAATTTGAGATTCACTTTGAATTTGTGtaatttctttgtaaaacatcaCAAAATCAATGATGGTGAAGTCTGATAATACCAATCAAAATGGTGCAGGTACACTTTAAACGTGCTGGCGGACCTCGGGCATGGAGAGGTTGCTGGAGATGATTTGATCATCTCGTGGGTCAATAAGACTTTGAAGGAAGCTGGCAAGACATCCTCCATCAAAAGCTTTAAGGCAAGTGACACAAACTGATTAACCAGCATTTTGCAATAGTATTAACTTTTCCACAATGTTTacgttacaatcacaaacttcagtgaattttagtgggattttatgtggaagATTAAGACTAAATAGCAAATAATCTTGACCTGAGAAGTGTGGTGTGTGCTTCGGTATTTACTCTGATGCCCTAAAATAAAGTCCAGAGCCATccttttgttatgatttggggttgtttggtgtttggttttttcttatatgttctcacagtttttgaatcatgcttctgtttattattttcctggtcatgctttagtttttgttttgtattcaagattctctgtttttgctccagccacgttttgttctgtctgtcaattaaccttttccggttcacctgctccaagctaatcagtctccttgctccacctgttttacactccatatatacacacctgttcagttattcagcgcggaaacatttctcaaatcatGTCTTGTGGCCAAATCATGCTCacgtcttgttttgtggatcatgccaagcctgtcctgcctgtccgtttattgttttgttcctgcctcttctgagagtgagtttttgttttttatgaagtggttttgcacttaccgtcatgctgcctactagtctgcattccggggtcctctatctcgcaCGCCTTTAGAAGTCgtctaattattaaataaactcTACCTGTGTTTAATTTCCTCAGAAGTTTGAtacagaacattagtgaaccaaCAGCATTGTGAGGACCAAGAAACAGCTATAGGAAGTACCAAAGGTTTGtcaaaagccatgtagggatagagcaaacatgtggaaaaagtgcactgctcagattagaccaaaatttaatgtttggcctacatgcatAGCACTGTGGTGTTTAAAGGGTAGCTGCACATCAGCCTGAAAGCAAAATCGAAGCAGTAAAACAGAGTGgttgtagcatcatgctgtggggctgctttTGTTCAGTAGGAAAATGTAAGTTGGCGAGAGTAGATGAgaacatggatggagctaaatacaggtcagtcctggaagaaaacctgttggaaaagaccgaggttcaccttcaagcaggTCGACAACCCTGAACATGCAGCCAgcgctacaatggaatggtttagatcaaagcacgtTCATGTCTTAGAACGGTCCAGTAGCAATTATTAGAAGTTTTGACTAATTTGTTGTGTTTGTTCTTCTGTTAAGGACAAAGTTATCAGCACCAGTCTTCCAGTTCTGGACCTGATTGATGCCATTCAGCCTCAGAGCGTAAACTCCGACCTGGTGAAAAGAGACAGTCTGTCAGATGAAGATAAACTGGACAATGCCAAGTAATCACCTGCAGTACTTATCTCTTACAAACTGATTATTTCAGgtctaaaacatgaacatgtaGTGGGGCAAGAACCTTTATTTTGCCTCATCAGAGATAAACCAATAATTCCCTTTACTTAATGAGATGTTTTCAAAGTGATTCTTCTTTTaaaccttcctacccacaggtATGCCATCTCCATGGCGAGGAAGATCGGCGCTAAAGTCTACGCCCTGCCTGAGGACTTGGTGGAAGTCAACCCTAAAATGGTGATGACCATCTTTGCCTGCCTGATGGGGCGGGGCATGAAGAAGGCTTAAAGGAGCAGCACGTACACATCTACACCCTCACAGACACaaacttacacacacacatagggaCGGTCTTCTCCTGCCaagacataaagacagtaaacaTGGTGGTACTGtgtattttatatttagcttttttcccATGATGCATCACTCCTTTCTCGGTTCCGCTTTGTGCCAGCCTGTTCACAGGAAGAGCATTTATCAAAGTAAAGCCATAATAATCCTCACAGAATGCCTTTTATTGTAGAATTTTCAGTCTGACTGAAGCCTTGTTAGATTTTAGATGGTCCGTAAAATGAAAGTCATTTAGTAGAGTAGGATTGATTGATTCTGCATTAAGACTGAAACTATCCAACCAAATATTTCCCAAAAATGTTCTTTGAGTTGTATTTTAGAGACAGCAATTTCGCATATTTAAAACCAAAGTCTGGGTATTTTCCtctgatttttaaataataacaaaaacaacattaataaCTGCAGAAAAGTGTTGTACTTAAAGCAAAAGCAGATTATTTTATAACTCCATGCTGATTTCAAACTGCTGCTGCTTTCATAGAAAGTTCCAACAATacagtaaataagtaaaaactgGTGGTGAGTCCAAGCTGACCGTAATGTTGATTTTACATCGGCAACATCTGAGTTTATTGCCTCACCGTTATTATAACACTGTGAGTGTAATAACGAAGGAAAACAATATGAACTCACAATCAAATAATGACCAAATGCTGCAGCTCCTTGTGCTGCTGCTTCTCATACATTCCACTGCAtctgtaatgttttaaaactcCTATGAGCCCTAATATTCTCTAAAGATGTCTGCCTTCCAATCATGTAATTGTAATgcaaactggtttaaaatactctGTAATCCAATTAAACCTCCCGACATGACTATGTACAATCAGATCTCTTGTGTGAAATAAATTTCTTTCCATTTGTCTTGACAGTCTTCTTTGCATAATTGTTTATAAATGTGTTACTTGAATATGAAAATACATTCTATACCATATACTTAGCAAagctgttattgttttttttattttaatgattcTCTGCATTAATTAGGCCCTCCTCTCGCCAGACTAAGCACTCCCCATGGTTTCAAACATCTCCACGACATTCAGACGAATTATTTGAAATTTGTGACAGTAATTACAATCTTGCCATGCTTTTAGTACTCTGCACATACTGGTTTTTCCAAATCTTTCATTGCCAACCTATCACAGTGACACTCCCACAGGTATCATATCGACATGTTGATATTTCTCTATAATCAGCAAAATCTCACTGTATATAAAGGAGGTTTCTGCGCCACCAACATCAGTTTCAGCCGCGCTGTGGCTGAGGAAACGATGAAAGTACTGTATTTTCATGAGCTTATCAACATCATGACAGGATGCTGTTAATTGGGTCTCCATCCAGAactcacaaaaatgttttcctgttacACATTCCGTGCACATATCGCTGCGAGTAAACTCAATGAATCATGCATGTAAAATTCAGAACAATTTGTGTTTATCAGTAATCACGGCGATCTGATCACAGAGGTTCTGAAGCATGGAAAGTTGCTTTTTAAGAATAATGCTGCAATCATGCtgcaattatgcactatttatTTTGGTGTTGGAGAGAACTGCGGGACCCTATGAAAATTACAGCTGCTGTGCCAAAAGTTTTCTAAAGAAATTTTGATTTAGCCTTAGCAAAAGGTGAGTGACTGCTCTCTCTTCAAATTCTCTGATGACCAAATCGTGGAGGTGCACTCGGCCCACAGGTCGTGTATAAGCCACCCCTGTTATCAGCAGATTCCTCCAAACTTCACCCAGGACCCAGAAATTATGCCATGACAATAATGAATCTCAATGATCAATGAAACATTTGTAGAACCCTATCACTCAGTTGTAGTCTTAGGCCAGCATTAAGGGGGCCTTAGGCAAATGGTTAGAATGAAAGATCAAAGTTGTTTGTCTCTTTTTATTCATAGAATCAAACACAATCCTGAAAGAACTGGTGAAAATAGCAAAGGCTGTTACTCTATATAAATTCTAACTTTTTCAATTGAAACTGTTGTGCTGGAGAGAGCAGGGTGTGTGAGTTTTCCACTTGCTGGTATCCATAGATCAGTGCTTCCTGTTGGTCTATGCTTTCATTTTTTCCAACTAATCATTCTCTGCTctgcattattttttaaaagttaaataaaacacagtaaaaaattttgttttccatgcagagCTTAAATAATATCTGAGACATGTTCAGATGTGTTCATCAAGACATTTCTCAGTCTCAGTAACAAGAAGAGAACATGCAAGTGAAGATACAAAAGCAGCCCAGAGGCCACTTCAAACAGGGTTCTTGAATTCAAATGAGCTTCGTGgttaaaaagaaacacacacacacttcacacacgcacacacatatgtacaatttacaatttaaattaTGCTTTTTCAAGTGTACCATGTGATCATCCCTTTTATTGGTTACATTTGCCCGCTTCATCCATTTCAGCCCTCCTCTGTGTATTCGTCTATCCATTATGACAATTGTGATGAAAGGCTTGAAAAAAGCTGCACACACAAAACAAGCTGGGATGCAACTAAACTAAACATGTGAGTTGATTTAGAGACTTGCCCAAGCAAACATTTCGACGACGGAGGATTGATCAGGTTAGTAAACTTGTCTATGTTTCTTTGGCTTTGTTATTTTTGGTCCATCAGCTTGCTGCTAAGCCGTTTCTGTGGTGATGCCTGGTGCAGCATGACCTCACGCTGGATGACCTTCATTTTCTGATTCCTGGTGTGTCTGTCTCTTTTGCACTTGTTTTAAGTCGGACATGTTACTATATGGCCTACTGTCTGTTTGGTGTTCTTGTtctaaaacaacatctaaatgaACAGAACCATGCTGTGCCTTTGTGTATGCAGCATGACTGGTACGCTGCACGATTCCCACAGGCTTTCAGTGAAAACATGGACAGAGGAAGAGAGTGATCGTGCTGACAGCATACTTAGCAGGTACATATGTAaacacatacacccacacagaccctcacaatcacacacacacacacagatttaaAACAGATGTGTGCTCCTGGTGCCTTTATGTATTGCTGAAATAAGTGTAGCATGGATTAGCATTAGTTTAAATTACACTACAACATAATCTAATAGGAAAATCAGTCTCATATATTCCACCATTGACTAAACAATCTaataatcaatctgacagattattttcctttctcATTGAGCAATCAATTTGAAAAGAATACGAGTCAATCTATTTCTCAGCACtacaaccaataaaagaaatacTTACATGTCAACCAACCTCTTAGAGAAGAATATCCTGGAGCTTCTGCTTGAATTAAAGCATACATTCATGATTAATCAAACTAATCTTTACTGACaagaaacataaataacaaaccagaataacaaaaacactgaaaagacATTATTTACTGCAGATGTTAAGTAAGCTTTggctaaaataataaatctcAGCCCTTTTCACagttaaatcattcagttgtggtctagaTAAAGTGgagctgcaatgctttggtctgaattccgttattgtagctccacaggcccctcttttacccctgttctgacgTGTGTCTGAGAGTAACTTGttttggtgcggtctctttaaatgcttttGAGGCACTTTATACTCCACCAGGCCAAAGAGAGTTCCACTTTAAacattcagccatttttgtagtatgataacagagatacaattatctagagGCACAGAATTTTTTTATTCCCAAACTGATTAAAAGATGTCAACAACGGAATACTTTTCCATCCAGCCTTACATGTTCGAGCCGAGTCAGACCCAGAGCGACAGGAGAATGAAGACGACAAACCTGCAGAACTGCACTTTCAAATGAATGCGTCTCAATGCTGTGTTATTACTGTATTTGCACCCTCTCCATCCACACCAAGTTACTACATTCAGGAGCGTAACTTACActtcaaagaggttctgatgctgggggatggtGTAATGACTTGTATGGGTTAATACACCGAACAACTGAAGAAAATCCAAAAAGTCAACTGAAAGTTTACTGAACGTAAATGGGGTATACAGAGAGTGGAAAGACATACAGCAAAGGCAATCGGAGTTTGGTGAATGTCACCATTTGCTCCAGGAGCTGCACGCAGACAAGGACGGGCCCAGTTTGACAACCTGCTGACCCACATTGGCACCCGCATCTCATACCAGGACACAAACTACAGGCACTCGATTTCAGGTGAAGAGAGCCTGTCCATATTTCTATGGTTAGTTGGTATCTTTCATTAATGAGGCTTAGGAATTAATGCTGTTTAATTCAGGTCAGCGCAACTGAGTGccaaaaccagccaccacagagacagtttcttccctcaGGCTGCTGCTCTGAAAATACATCACTACATCACAAAGCTGAGCTTCTCTGATTGGGTGACACGCCATGTCAATCTCCAAAAAGTGACATTTCCCAACTCTAGCGTCTTTGGACACGCTCTCACTCTCAAAACGCACAGCCAACTAACACAACTAACATAGGGAACCACCTAGGGAAATAGATTATCAGAAAATATGGCCCAGACATTTAAGCGTTCAATGTCTGGGCTGCAGAGACAACACTTCCCAGTAACATGTCTTGGATTaaaccatctgttgttcacaagcacTGCTACTCCACCTCCTTTGCGTTTGCAGCtcctttttaaatctttgtctgctcgtatggtcagaaagcctggtaGAGAGACAGTGGAGTCTGGAATATGattctgcagccatgtctcattGAAACACATAACACTGCATTCCAGATACTCTGTCTGGGTCCTTGTAAGGGCTTGAgcttcatccaacttgtttccccaCGATATCGCATTTCCCATTACGATCAGAGGATGAGGTGGTTTTAacctcctccttctctctcttatcTTTGCTCCAGCTCTGCATCCATGGCGCCTCCTTTTCGACACATCAGGGATTTAGTTGAGGTATTGCTGGAGCTTTTGAGATGCTAATCAGCTGCTCTTGGgtgtaataaaagaaaaacatcttgtTGCTATGTTTAACACATAACAGCAAATgtctaaaagtaaaaatgtatcagtaaaaatccttccagctgcacaataTCCAACCTTGGAGGGAACAATTGTCCAAAAAAAGCAATCTTCATccacaaaaaaagtaaaaataagaaaacaacagagctactccaacatgCTGCCACTGCCACCCTGAGTGGTGCAATTCtagaaatatgtaaatatgtgtGTGGGGAATTGGTGTTGAGGTCATATTAGCTTTCAAAACTTACAGAAAAATAACAGTTGCCTGGTTTTCATACAACTAGTTCATAAATAAAAggctattttaataaaataatatttttaaaataacttgctgaattagaaatcaataacatTTTGATAATTGATTGTTATAATTGTTGTAATTGTTCTGTTGACTAGCCATCACAGTGGCTGATTGAATAGAGTGATGACTTAACAAGATGGCAGCTTAAAACAGATGTAGATTCACAATTTGGTCGTCTTGTCGGCAGGCGTGATGATATCACCTCTGGAATTAGTGGCTCAgcttaacaacaaaaaaagtagCGGCTGCAGCGCTATTTATACAAATCCTTTATGTTTCCCAGATGTACCTTTAACTACCATACAGGC contains these protein-coding regions:
- the LOC124860777 gene encoding plastin-2-like — translated: MPPSLIRSEPPPGVVSKRRSVIPFGVCVTRAGCGGGSLPGGRGGAVGAERLLSPGGVSRKRRDRGAEAGRQRDTFPREVSANCTNRLQVISMSEKVSAEELEEIRLGFQKVDVDGSGYICASELGDLFREVGCPLPGYQIRELLQKLDRDKDSRIDFEEFTAIFHEMKDDRMAQGFRKALSKREGVVAIKGTSETSSEGTQHSISEQERFAFANFINSALEKDPDCKHVLPVDPTTGHLFKAVADGILLCKLINLSVPDTIDERTINKKKLTAFTTQENLNLALNSASAIGCQVVNIGAQDLKEGKPHLVLGLLWQIIKIGLFADIKLSRNEALAALLEEGESLEALMKLSPEELLLRWANFHLRNAGMSISNFSGDIKDSKAYFHLLEQIAPDGSKEGVPRIEIDMTGLYEKDLKKRAECLLKQAERLGCRQFVTANDIVTGNTKLNLAFVATLFNKHPALTKPENQDWNLESETREERTFRNWMNSLGVSPHVHYIYGDLQDAIVILQLYEKIKVPVDWDNKVNLPPFKGVGGGHLKKIENCNYAVELGKKKAGFSLVGIGGQDLNDGNETLTLALVWQLMRRYTLNVLADLGHGEVAGDDLIISWVNKTLKEAGKTSSIKSFKDKVISTSLPVLDLIDAIQPQSVNSDLVKRDSLSDEDKLDNAKYAISMARKIGAKVYALPEDLVEVNPKMVMTIFACLMGRGMKKA